From Micromonospora carbonacea:
GTCTGGCCGCGCTTGATCGCGGTCAGCTTGCTGGCCCGGGTGGTCCGCACGGCCGTGCCGTCGGTGGTGCGGACCGTGACCACGGTGCCGTCTGCGGTCTCGACGTAGAGGGTGTCCCCGTCGACGAGCGTCACCGTGCCGGTGGCGCTGCCCGCGGCCGCGCTCGCAGCGACGCCCGGCTGCCCGCCCGGCCCGGTGCCGCCCTGGCCGCGCCCCGGCCCGGCCGCCCCGCCGGGCAGGCCCCCCGGGAACGCCCCGGCCCGCGCCGAGCCCCCCGCCGGCTCGCCCCACCGCTGCTGCACCTGCACCCCGCCGAGGAAGCCGGCGACGACGAGCACGAGCGCGCCGAGAACCAGCGTGCCCCGGTTCCACCACCGGCGGGGAGCCGCCGCGGCCAGCGCGGCGGTGAGGTCGCCGTCGGGTCCCGCGGCGGCCGGCGACGCGGGGGCGCGGTCGTCGTCCGGCTCCGCCGGGCCGGTCGGGTCCGTGGCGGCGCCGCCGACCCGGGCGAAGACGACGGTGTCGCTGTTGTCCATGTTCGATCCTTGCCTGTCGGGCACGCTGGCCTACTCGTAGCGCAGGGCGTCGATGGGGCGCAGCCGGGCCGCCCGCGCCGCCGGCAGGCCGCCGAAGAAGAGGCCGATCGCGATGGAGACGCCGAGGGCCAGCGCGACGGAGCTGGGCACGATCACGGGTCGGACACCGACGATGGTGAACCGGGACCCGAGCAGCGCGGCGGCCACCCCGAGCGCCCCGCCGAGGAGGCTCAGCAAGGTCGCCTCGATCAGGAACTGGGTCAGCACCGTCCGGCGCCGGGCACCGAGCGCCTTGCGGATGCCGATCTCCCGCGTCCGTTCGGTGACGGTCACGAGCATGATGTTGGTGATCCCGATGCCGCCGACCAGGAGGCTGATCGCGGCGACCGCGCCGAGCAGGGTGGTGAAGGTGTCGGCCGTCTCGGTCTGGGTCTGCAACAGCTGCGCGGCGTTCTGGATCCGGTACGGCGCGCTGGCCGAACCGGTGGCGGGCAGCCGCTGGGCGAGCACCGTGGAGATCTGGGCCTGCACGGCGTCCACCTCGCCCGGGTCGGCCGCCTCGACGAGGATCGAGCTGATCGGCCCGTACCCGGTGAGCACCTCCCGCACGGCGCTCAGCGGCGCGACGGCGGTGTCGTTGGCGTCCTGGAAGCCGGTCGAGGACTTCGGCGCGAGCACCCCGACCACCGTGAACAGGGCCCCACCGGCGGTGACCTGCCGGCCGACCGGGTCGAGGCCGGCGAACAGCTCGTCGGCGACGGTCTGCCCGATGACGACCACCCGGCGGCCCTGCGCCTCGTCGTCGGCCGTGAACGCGGCCCCCGCGGCCACCGGCGAGTTGGACGCGGCGAACCAGCCCGGCCGGGTGCCCACGAACTGGGCGACCTCGTGGTCGGCGCCCTCGTAGGTCACCGTCGTGGAGGTGGTCGCCAGCGGGGACACCGAACGGACGCCGGGGGCGAGCACCGGGTCGGCGAGCGCGTCGGCGACCTCGACGGTCAGGCCGCCCGGTCCCGAGCCGCGGCTGGCGCCGGTCACGGTGAGGGTGTTGGTGCCCAGCGCCTCGATCCGGCTGGTCACGGCCTGCGCCGACCCGTTGCCGACGGCCACCAGCAGGATCACCGCGGCGACGCCGATGAGGATGCCCAGCATGGTCAGCGCCGAGCGCAGCTTGTTGGCGGCCACGCCGCGCAGGGCGAACCGGATCGTCTCGGTGACGGTCATCGGCCGGCCACCGCCGCGTGCCGGCCCGTGCGGTCCTGGCGCTCGTCGGAGCGGACCCGGCCGTCGAGAAGCCGGATCAGCCGCCGGGCGCGGTCGCCGACCTCCGGCTCGTGGGTGATCAGCACGATCGTCCTGCCGGCGGCGTTGAGCTGGTCGAACACGGCCAGGATGTCCTCGGTGGAGCGGCTGTCCAGGTTGCCGGTGGGCTCGTCGGCGAGCACCAGCGCGGGCTCGGTGACCAGCGCGCGGGCCACCGCGACGCGTTGCTGCTGCCCGCCGGAGAGCTGATTGGGGTGGTGGTCGGCGCGGTCGGCCAGCCCCACCGCGTCCAGCGCGGCGAGCGCCCGTCGCCGCCGCTGCCCCGCCCGCACGCCCGCGTACGCCAGCGGCAGCTCGACGTTGGCCACCGCGCTGGTGCGGGGAATGAGGTTGAACGCCTGGAAGACGAACCCGATGAGCCGGTTGCGCACGAGGGCGAGCTGGCGGTCCGCCAGGCGACCGACGTCGACGCCGTCGAGCAGGTAACTGCCGCCGGAGGGCGCGTCGAGGCAGCCGATGATGTTCATCAGGGTGGACTTGCCGGACCCGGAGGAGCCCATGATCGCCACGTAGTCGCCGGCGTCCACCGTCAGCGACACCCCGCGCAACGCGTGGACGGCGGCGGGGCCCTCGCCGTACACCTTGGTCAGCGCGCGGACGTCCAGGACCGGACGGCGCGGCGTGGTCCGGGGCTCCATCAGCGGGTCCCGGTGCCGGCCCGGGGGCCGCCCTGTCCCCCGGCGGGGAAACCGCCGCCGGGGAAGCCTCCGCCGCCGGGGAAGCGGCCCCCGCCGCCGGTCAGGCCGCCGCTGGTGCCGGAGGTGCTGGTCTCGGGCAGCACGACCCGCTCCCCCTCGGTGAGCCCGGAGGTGATCTCGTAGGCCCGGTCGCCGGCCAGGCCGACCTGCACCCGCCGGGTCTCCTGGCCGGTGTCGGTGAGGACGGTGACGATCCGCCGGTCGCCGCTGCCGCTCACCGCGGCCGAGTTGACCTGCAGCACGTTCTCGGCCGTGCCGGTCACGACGGCCACCCGCACGGTCTGCCCCGGCCTGGCCCCGGTGGGCAGGTCGGCGACGCCGAGGGTGACCCCGTAGGTGACCACGCCGTTGGCGGTGGTGGCCTGCGGGTCGATCGCCCGCACCGCACCGGTGGCGGTGGCCCCGTCCAGGGCGTTCCAGGTGACGGTGGCCGGCTGGCCGGCCTTGAGCCGGGTGGCGTCGGCCTCGGCGACCGCGGCGGTGACCTGGAGCTTCGACAGGTCGGCGAGGTCGACGAAGCCGGACGAGGCGCCGGACGACCCGCCGGAGGCGGCCCCGGACGAGCCGGAGCCCGGTGACCCGGAACCCGAGGAGCCGGAACCCGACGAGCCGCCGGACGGGCCGCCGACGGTGCCGTTGACGGCGACGACGGTGCCGGCCATCGGCGCGGTGAGCCGGGTGCCCTCCACCGCGGCCTCGGCCTCGTCGACGGCCAACTCGGCCTGGGTCACCTCGTTCTCCGCCGTGGCGGTGTCGGAGCCGGCGTC
This genomic window contains:
- a CDS encoding ABC transporter ATP-binding protein, translating into MEPRTTPRRPVLDVRALTKVYGEGPAAVHALRGVSLTVDAGDYVAIMGSSGSGKSTLMNIIGCLDAPSGGSYLLDGVDVGRLADRQLALVRNRLIGFVFQAFNLIPRTSAVANVELPLAYAGVRAGQRRRRALAALDAVGLADRADHHPNQLSGGQQQRVAVARALVTEPALVLADEPTGNLDSRSTEDILAVFDQLNAAGRTIVLITHEPEVGDRARRLIRLLDGRVRSDERQDRTGRHAAVAGR
- a CDS encoding efflux RND transporter periplasmic adaptor subunit; translation: MRARLPAALRRPTVAVNAVLTLLLVGGGTWAWLSVRGDASARAGTTGGTRTVQVSRGTVTATVTADGSLESAATATATFATAGTVTSVAVTVGQKVRKGQLLAEVDPADARRDLKMAQANLDAAEDALDRARDAGSDTATAENEVTQAELAVDEAEAAVEGTRLTAPMAGTVVAVNGTVGGPSGGSSGSGSSGSGSPGSGSSGAASGGSSGASSGFVDLADLSKLQVTAAVAEADATRLKAGQPATVTWNALDGATATGAVRAIDPQATTANGVVTYGVTLGVADLPTGARPGQTVRVAVVTGTAENVLQVNSAAVSGSGDRRIVTVLTDTGQETRRVQVGLAGDRAYEITSGLTEGERVVLPETSTSGTSGGLTGGGGRFPGGGGFPGGGFPAGGQGGPRAGTGTR
- a CDS encoding ABC transporter permease; amino-acid sequence: MTVTETIRFALRGVAANKLRSALTMLGILIGVAAVILLVAVGNGSAQAVTSRIEALGTNTLTVTGASRGSGPGGLTVEVADALADPVLAPGVRSVSPLATTSTTVTYEGADHEVAQFVGTRPGWFAASNSPVAAGAAFTADDEAQGRRVVVIGQTVADELFAGLDPVGRQVTAGGALFTVVGVLAPKSSTGFQDANDTAVAPLSAVREVLTGYGPISSILVEAADPGEVDAVQAQISTVLAQRLPATGSASAPYRIQNAAQLLQTQTETADTFTTLLGAVAAISLLVGGIGITNIMLVTVTERTREIGIRKALGARRRTVLTQFLIEATLLSLLGGALGVAAALLGSRFTIVGVRPVIVPSSVALALGVSIAIGLFFGGLPAARAARLRPIDALRYE